In Prunus dulcis chromosome 1, ALMONDv2, whole genome shotgun sequence, the following are encoded in one genomic region:
- the LOC117626819 gene encoding uncharacterized protein LOC117626819 — protein MGARLIFRSSTKKELDFLQLRQQLKQRIRNNHAEEVVVSVRDGSIHEKNKMPCDNFGSFFGPSHHAIAQRVIQESKALMPELKVLASRVFRNSQDQGKRSLKIPVDLKLKCKSIKESRDYSFLFSDDAEIPKSSKGEPALGKESTPKPSEERNPGFGGIRRGSGRDLKIVRKQNPEEKERPKKPSCVMKEKERHRKRFRVEEDEDSVMVSTFDDILREERKSERIGRKEDEKERLLIQQEEKQARFRKAKKLRASKN, from the coding sequence ATGGGGGCACGATTGATCTTCCGTTCTTCTACGAAGAAGGAATTGGACTTTCTTCAACTAAGGCAGCAACTCAAACAACGCATCAGAAACAATCATGccgaggaggtggtggtgtcTGTTCGTGACGGCTCGATTCATGAGAAGAACAAGATGCCTTGTGACAACTTCGGATCGTTCTTTGGCCCCTCGCACCATGCCATTGCGCAGAGAGTGATTCAAGAAAGCAAAGCTTTAATGCCGGAGTTAAAGGTTTTGGCATCTAGGGTTTTTCGAAATTCCCAAGACCAGGGTAAAAGGAGCCTCAAGATTCCTGTCGATTTGAAACTCAAGTGTAAAAGCATAAAAGAGTCCCGGGATTACTCCTTTTTGTTCTCAGACGATGCCGAAATTCCGAAATCTTCAAAAGGAGAACCTGCACTTGGTAAAGAGTCTACCCCAAAGCCAAGTGAAGAAAGAAATCCGGGTTTCGGCGGGATACGAAGAGGTTCTGGGAGAGATTTGAAGATTGTAAGAAAGCAAAATCcggaagagaaagagaggccaAAGAAGCCTTCTTGTGTgatgaaggagaaggagagacATCGTAAGCGCTTTAGGGTAGAGGAGGATGAGGATAGTGTGATGGTGTCCACCTTTGATGACATTCTaagagaagagaggaaaaGTGAAAGGATTGGCAGGAAGGAGGATGAAAAAGAGCGGCTATTGATTCAGCAAGAAGAGAAGCAAGCTAGGTTCAGAAAAGCAAAGAAGCTGAGAGCATCCAAAAACTGA